The DNA sequence GGAAGATTAATTCCATCCAGTGCAGTCTACGAAAAGCTAAAACTTGTGTAGATACCAATGCCCAGTGGGAGAGTGAAATGACTTAAGCCGAATCATTCGTGTTCAACTGCTTAGTGCCCGATGGCTGATGGGCCCAACCCAATGATCTTCAATGCGCCAAATGTCTGATCGAGAAAGAGCACCATGGTGTGCTTAAGAAAAAAGCCCTCAACGGTACATTACCGTTGAGGGCCTAGCAGGTTCAGAAGTCTTATGCTTTGGAACGGGATTCGCAAAAGCGAAGGTGACCGTCTTGGAGCGAAGTCTTCTATAAGGTTACTGGTTCAGGGCTGTATCGATGACTTCGTTGCTCGCTCGAGTACCGAGGGCTCCCCAAAGGCCGTAAGGGCTTTTCGATCCTGGCGCCGAGCCTGGATGCGAAGTGTTGATCGCGGTGTTGTTGCGAACGGTTGGGTGACGTGAGTCGCCTGCTTCCACCGAGTCGGTCATAAAGACGACAGCGCCGTCGCCCATCAAGACGTGGACGCCGCCTTGGTGACGACTGCTTGGGGGCAGGACTCCGGTATCGAAGTCGCCGCCGCCGCCGATGCAAACCTCGCGGTTCGGTCCCAACATGGTGGTCATGCTGGTGTAAGTGGGGCAGGAGTCTGTCCAGCGGTAGCCGCGTTTCCAGCCGGTGCTAACCAATCCAGGGTTAGACGTGTTCCCAACCGAGGGGTCCCAGAATCGGGGGCGTTCTGGATCGATCAGGTTTGCGTCTTGGCAGGCCGAAGGATTGTCGTGGATGTTCGTCCAGCCGATGTTGAAGTAAGGCTCGGTGCGGACGTCGCGGTCACCGAGGCCGGTAGCGATTTCGCCGGCCGCGATCGTGTTCGACAAACCGTCAAGTACGTCGCGGAACTTCATCGCTCGTCGGTTGTAGAAGAAACCACGGTTAGATGCATTCGCTTGAGCAATATGGCCTTGGTTCCAGGTGTTGTTTTCCCAACGCCAGAATCCGTGATTCACCCAGTCGGTTGCATCGCCGATACATGCGGCGTAGTTGGTGCGAGCCAGTCCGGGAGGCGAAACGCCAGGATCCGATGGGCATCGCAGCGTTGGCAATTGAGTTAGCCATGGTTCATAGGTGCCGTGCCATGGGTGGGGGCCCATCGCGGGAAAGTCAAGCGTTCCGTCGCCGTTGGCATCGTATGACGAGGAAATCTTGTCCCAGATACCTTGCTGCTCCATAAACGGAGTCAAGCCAATCAGCCAGCTCAAGCGGTGCCGGTTGTTCGCTTGAAGGTCGGTGCTGCCGATTTGCCCGTTGGTGCCAAGGTGGTAGGTACCACCGGCCTGCTTCGGAAGGCTTTTGTAGGCCGAGTGATAGTTATGAAGGGCAAGTCCAATTTGCTTGAAGTTATTGCTGCAGCTCATGCGGCGGGCTGCTTCGCGAGCGGCTTGGACGGCAGGAAGTAGCAATCCTACAAGGATGCCGATAATTGCAATTACAACTAGAAGTTCAACCAGGGTAAAGCCGCTACGCGACTTACTTAGTGGAGTTTGTGCCATGCAAACATGTTCTCCGGGGAAAGGGAAAATTAGTTAAAAGGAAGGGACGGAGTATTTAACTTAGGTGTAAAGTATTTGGCCTATCCTAAATGCTCCAGTTCACTTGCGAATTCCTCCGAAGTTGTTCGCAGAGATCGGTCAGGCACGTTCCCACAATGGGGAACGAAGATCCCTTGCCCACCTTTCGAGAATCGAAAGACCCTGACTAGTGGACCCTCCTTTGGCGGTCGCCTGAAATTATGGCGTTCAACGGAACCGCAAAGCCCGATTGGGGTTCAACTGTTTAAACAGCCCCTTATTTTCATATCGCGTCACCTATGCTCTCTGAGACCGTAAGCCAATCGCCAAGGATGGTAGAAACACTGCTGGCATCACTTTATCTGCCGCGGTGGAACACTTCGATGCAACTGATCGGGAACGGTGAGACGCTAAAGATCCCAGTCGGAACCGCCGGGTTGGTCGTTGTCCAGGGCGGCGAGGTGACGGTTTCGTTGGCCGGTTCCAGCGAGTCGATTAAACTGGCGGCTGCCGATCACGCCGTCTCAACCGGATCTCAAGATGCCGAAATCCGTCCTGTCTCGGGCGCGGCGAAAGTTCTTGTGGCAACCTTCGATGCGATCGGCTTGGAACACAATCGCATTGACAAGCTTTTGCCACCGCTGACGTTGGTTCAGTCACGGGAATACGAAAGTCTGATGCGCACCAATGGGTTGTTGGAAAACGCAACCCGCTCGGGGCTAAACGCTGACAATTGGGGCGACCAGCTGATCATCAGCAAGCTGGCCGAAGCGATCTTGTTGCAAGCGCTCGCGACCGAACTAGATCGATCGATTCCCGATCTTTATGACATGCCCCAGGAATTGATGGAGGCATTGTCGGATCGCAATATCGGGCCGGTGATTCGAAAGATCTGGTCTGACCCTTCGTTGCCGTGGACCGTTCCAATGATGGCTCGGTTGGCGAGATTGTCGAGGTCGACGTTCGCCGAACGCTTCCGTTCCCTTGTCGGCGAGCCTCCGTTGCGCCACCTCACGGAGGTGCGGATGAAGCTCGCGTGTCGCTTGTTGTCCGAAGGCGGGCTTGGCGTTACCGCGATTGGCCGGATGGTCGGCTACGAAAACGGTTCTTCGTTCAGCAATTCGTTTAAGAAGTGGTCGAATCTTTCTCCACTCGAGTTTCGCAAACAGGCGCATAATGGCGCAGATGAGAAGGCCGTCGAGGGGGCGTCCGAACCGGACGTGCCGTCAGGGCAGCCAGCATACTGAGGTGTGTCTCGCCCCGTCACTCGCTTCTAACGGGCGGTGTTTCAGAAACCGATTAGCCTGGTTTGGAACAAGGCTCGGACCTAACGGAATCAGCGTCGGGCGTTTGGTCTCTGCATCGCGGTTCCGCCGAGGCGAGGGCCAGTCGGCGAAACCTGAACAGCAAAAGCAGGGCGGAACGAACGTGAGTGTTCGTCGTGCCTGTTACCGAGATTGGGTATCGCTACTTGAGTGTTCAATCGTTGTAGCGGTCAAAGGTTGAGGAGCAGGGGCGACCAACGTTTCTAAGAACGCGATGATTGCGTCACGCCCGGGTTTGGGAAGCGACAGAAAGCGGTCGCGTGTCGCGGCGGATTCTCCTCCGTGAAGGGTGATCGCTTCAAGCAACGTTTCGGCGCGTCCGTCGTGCATGTAGGGGGCCGAATCGGCGACGCCCCAGAGCGGCGGTGTTCGCCATTCTTCATTAAACCGTGTCGGTTCGAAGCGAAGTCGAAGATACTTATCAAGCCAAACCGAGGTGGTCGTCGTATCTTCGAATTCACCTAATAGGTCTCGTGAAATTCGCATGTTCGACTCTCGGCTGGCGACGCCACCAATATTAATCCTCTCGAGGTTCTTCGTTTCGCTTGTTTCATGAATCTTGTCCGTCGATCGTGGCGCAAGCAAGACCATCTGCGACGGGTAGTCAGGAGCTTCGAAAGATAAGCCACCGGCAAGGTTTCGGCTCGACACGGGGGTACCAGATCTGTTGCGTGACGACCTCTGGTAGGGCGAGTAGCCTCGGGTGCCGCGGCCGTTGCCTGCGCCGCTTGCCGCTGGGTTGAAGTCAACCGACATTGCCTGTTCGAGGGTCTCGCTCTGGATTTCTGTCGAAGGTCCGTAGTAAGCCCCCATGGATGTTTCCAGGCCGGTGCCTTGACCGCTGATCCGCCGAGTTTCCGAGAGTCTTGGGCTCGTTTCAATCGTTGCCTTTCGGATGTAGGGTTCGGCATGGTTAAGGTCCATCAAGCCGGAGCCCATTTCGTGGAGCAGCAGGTCCGTGTAGGCGCCTTTTGCGGGACCGAGGTCCGGCACATGGCAGACGGCGCACCCGACAGATGCGAACAACTGTTCGCCTTGCAAGACCACCTGTCGGTCATCGGCATCCTCTGGGATTCGGCGGGTCGGGACCGGAAGTGCGGCAAGGTAATCACGCATCGCAAGGACTTGTTCGTCGCTGATATCGACTGACGGATTGCGATAGTTCGGGTCGGTGGGGTCGGTGGGTTGGGGGCGACGTTTCGTTTTCAAACCGACTTCGTTCGCGCAAGCTTGATCGGTAAACTCTGCGAGTGACGCAAGGTTGGCTCGCCATCCGAATTTCCCATAGCGTCCGTCCCGAAGCGTCGAGGGGCGGCCACTGATTTCCGGATGCTTTGACTGAATGGAGACTTGTTGTTTAAGTACTCGGTCCGGGACTTGATCGAGCAGTCCGGCGCCAAATAGTGCGGTGGTGTTGCGTTGATAAAGTCGGGCCTGAGCGGTGATGGTGTATTCGCCAATTTGGTTTTGGATCTGAATCGGATACGCGTTGGCGAGGCGTACCTCGGCGGCATTTTTCAGGCCGCCTTCGTCCGCAAACTTGGCGGGGAGCAGTTCAATCAATTTTGTCCTGCTGGAATCATACGCAGACGTCCCACCAAAGTGAGAGATCGCGCAGGTGTTAATGATTGTCCCGTCGGACAAGCGAAAGCCCGGATGAAGTGACGTGATCATGGTTGCCAATACATCCGGTGTCACGCGACCGCCGTCGATTCGCATCTTTTCAATCCCGATGGTCTTGGCATTGAATCGTGCATCACCGCCACCGCCTGCGCCGCCTTGGTGATGGCAGCCGACGCACGAACTTGCGTTGAAGAGCGGTCCCAGGCCATCGCTACCAAGCCGAGGGTTACCGCTGGTCCACTGATGCTCAAACAGTCGTTTACCTTGAACGATGTTGGCTTGATGCTCTGCGACCGGAACATTCGCCGCAGGCGATGCGGCATCGGACGCGGCGTTTGGAACCAATAGTGTGGCGCAGCATGCCACCCACAACGTCGTCTTCATCAAGATTCGCCTCACGTTTGAAGATTTACTGAGAAAGTCATCCTGGGACACAACCAGGCTGAGGCGTCATAGGAGGCATTTGACGCGTACTGATTTGGCTGGCTTTCCCCATCCAGCAGTTTCGCTGAACGCCGAGCACAATTTCACTTTAGGGGGACGGCACCCCCGTGTCAATGAAATTGCCGGCGTATTTTGACCGGGCGGTGAATATCACAAGCGGATCGTTTAGGTGCCTCAGAATTTCTTTTTTTCACCGGTCCAAAAGTGTTTGCATGATGGTGTTTGCAGGCCGGTGATCTACCCGCAATGCTCGCTCCGGTTTGTGGCTAATGCTTCGTTCCAAGTCGGTTTTAGGATTCGCCGTATGGCGTTGGCCATGGCGTCGTCGCAATCACCGGGGCGAACGCCAGTCGGCTGATGAGCCGAACTCGTTTTTTCGAATGGAACGAAGTACTTGTTGTCGGCCGAGTGGCTACGTTCGCAGTGTCAACAAAAACCGAAGCGTTAGTTCGGTCCCAAGTCCTGCAAGGCTGAGTTGATGTTACCGACATAGACCATTGCGATCCGCATGATGAAGAACACGAGTAGGCCCATCACGGAGATCCAAATGACTCCGGTGACAATGCCCGATATCGTTCGCATCGCCATTTGTGAACGGGCTTCGTATTCATCGGCAATATGCTCGATCGATTCGCTTTCGGTTCCTGACAGTTCGGATACTTCGACTAACTGCAAGAATGTATCGGGAAAGATATCTGTTAAACGCAGCGCTTCGGACATCGTTGAACCGCGTTCTTGGATCGCTACCTTCACTGTTTCGGCGCCGCTTTCGTAGTAATCGCTGCCGGTGCTCGCCAAGGCAAGCTTGACACTGCGGATCGGATCCAGTCCGGCCCCGATCGCGATCGCAAGGATGCGTGTGAATCTTGCCAGTGTGATCGTTTGAAGTGCCGGGCCAAGTTTGGGAATCAGGTAGAACACCGGGACCAGATTGTGCACGCCGCCGAGGTTTTGCCGAAACCCATAGATCACCGCTGCGATGATGGCGGCAAAACAGGCGATGTACAGCCAGAACACCAGCACGCCCGATGTGCCACGTAATCCCAGCCCGAGGATGTCGGTCAGTTCTCCGCCGCCGACAGGGGTGAGGATGCCCATGATCCAGATGACGATCGAGAGCACACCGATGGCAAGGACCAACTGAATCACCGGCCATGCGATCGATGACATGAACTGTCGCCGCAGTTTCACTTGTTGTTCGTAGTGTTCGGCTAGCGTCAGAAACGTCCGCTCGAGTTTGCCGGTTGACTCGCCGACATGAGTCATCGCGATCATCAGCCGAGGAAAAAAATTGGACTGCTTCTGCATCGCTTCGTGGATTTGGAAGCCCGATTTGATCTCTTCGAGCAACTCTGAAAGTGCTGC is a window from the Roseiconus lacunae genome containing:
- a CDS encoding DUF1559 domain-containing protein; the encoded protein is MAQTPLSKSRSGFTLVELLVVIAIIGILVGLLLPAVQAAREAARRMSCSNNFKQIGLALHNYHSAYKSLPKQAGGTYHLGTNGQIGSTDLQANNRHRLSWLIGLTPFMEQQGIWDKISSSYDANGDGTLDFPAMGPHPWHGTYEPWLTQLPTLRCPSDPGVSPPGLARTNYAACIGDATDWVNHGFWRWENNTWNQGHIAQANASNRGFFYNRRAMKFRDVLDGLSNTIAAGEIATGLGDRDVRTEPYFNIGWTNIHDNPSACQDANLIDPERPRFWDPSVGNTSNPGLVSTGWKRGYRWTDSCPTYTSMTTMLGPNREVCIGGGGDFDTGVLPPSSRHQGGVHVLMGDGAVVFMTDSVEAGDSRHPTVRNNTAINTSHPGSAPGSKSPYGLWGALGTRASNEVIDTALNQ
- a CDS encoding di-heme oxidoredictase family protein; translated protein: MKTTLWVACCATLLVPNAASDAASPAANVPVAEHQANIVQGKRLFEHQWTSGNPRLGSDGLGPLFNASSCVGCHHQGGAGGGGDARFNAKTIGIEKMRIDGGRVTPDVLATMITSLHPGFRLSDGTIINTCAISHFGGTSAYDSSRTKLIELLPAKFADEGGLKNAAEVRLANAYPIQIQNQIGEYTITAQARLYQRNTTALFGAGLLDQVPDRVLKQQVSIQSKHPEISGRPSTLRDGRYGKFGWRANLASLAEFTDQACANEVGLKTKRRPQPTDPTDPNYRNPSVDISDEQVLAMRDYLAALPVPTRRIPEDADDRQVVLQGEQLFASVGCAVCHVPDLGPAKGAYTDLLLHEMGSGLMDLNHAEPYIRKATIETSPRLSETRRISGQGTGLETSMGAYYGPSTEIQSETLEQAMSVDFNPAASGAGNGRGTRGYSPYQRSSRNRSGTPVSSRNLAGGLSFEAPDYPSQMVLLAPRSTDKIHETSETKNLERINIGGVASRESNMRISRDLLGEFEDTTTTSVWLDKYLRLRFEPTRFNEEWRTPPLWGVADSAPYMHDGRAETLLEAITLHGGESAATRDRFLSLPKPGRDAIIAFLETLVAPAPQPLTATTIEHSSSDTQSR
- a CDS encoding type II secretion system F family protein, yielding MPISAAGAFCRRLGVGLRAGASLLMLLEAETKYGSPRQKAALSELLEEIKSGFQIHEAMQKQSNFFPRLMIAMTHVGESTGKLERTFLTLAEHYEQQVKLRRQFMSSIAWPVIQLVLAIGVLSIVIWIMGILTPVGGGELTDILGLGLRGTSGVLVFWLYIACFAAIIAAVIYGFRQNLGGVHNLVPVFYLIPKLGPALQTITLARFTRILAIAIGAGLDPIRSVKLALASTGSDYYESGAETVKVAIQERGSTMSEALRLTDIFPDTFLQLVEVSELSGTESESIEHIADEYEARSQMAMRTISGIVTGVIWISVMGLLVFFIMRIAMVYVGNINSALQDLGPN
- a CDS encoding helix-turn-helix transcriptional regulator; this encodes MLSETVSQSPRMVETLLASLYLPRWNTSMQLIGNGETLKIPVGTAGLVVVQGGEVTVSLAGSSESIKLAAADHAVSTGSQDAEIRPVSGAAKVLVATFDAIGLEHNRIDKLLPPLTLVQSREYESLMRTNGLLENATRSGLNADNWGDQLIISKLAEAILLQALATELDRSIPDLYDMPQELMEALSDRNIGPVIRKIWSDPSLPWTVPMMARLARLSRSTFAERFRSLVGEPPLRHLTEVRMKLACRLLSEGGLGVTAIGRMVGYENGSSFSNSFKKWSNLSPLEFRKQAHNGADEKAVEGASEPDVPSGQPAY